In a genomic window of Akkermansiaceae bacterium:
- a CDS encoding tetratricopeptide repeat protein, with amino-acid sequence MNFPIIKCSLTAGLVLVLCCCEDKKAGSDDGRDASPEFELVTGTTGEAHPELHAELAKLPGQNAISKRCQECHKAIHHHWQGSDHGQANRRIDMSLDTEPFSGQRFESGAEKWSFTKDQGVLTVTANGKDHTAGMVIGIKPLIQYLVAASGGRWQTPSAAWDPKEKEWFDVFNGDMRTEQDWGHWTGRGMTWNTQCAWCHMTDFRKNYDLETDTYKTHWKEMGVGCTQCHGQVAEQADGKTGCLIDIAKQQKLKKEHPDRIYDNCATCHSRRAEFNDTFHIGDKYGDHYQLQLPTLPHLYYADGQIRDEDYVWTSLRISNMGHKGVRCADCHDVHSTKLKLPLENNTLCMSCHGAGSNGRIQGAVIIDPAAHSHHFDVGKHNDVGSGHSCVDCHMTETTYMGRDPRRDHGFHVPDPQLTKEHAIPNACNKCHTDKDTEWSIKWTETWYGDKMRTPERVRQRARTRAISSVYAGMPDSLEPMLKAYEQETNPYWQATLLQVMQPYATDPRVQYLGRQGVHSKESLVRAAACQVLEFSPDNGPWLEPMLQDPVKEVRMAASWAWRTRLSERSEILKELKASIIFTADQPSGAMRMAQLESEANNLPESEKWMKKALELDKTSPGTHEYYAILLGQMQRPKEALAQLEIAAQLDPQNARYLYLQALTYAELGQKDKTEELLRQVVKVNPGHDRAWYNLGLLLAGQNKLNEAIDSLLRAEQLNPREVSYPYARATVHLRKGQKMEAFEACRNCLGIDRNYQPAMNLLRQIGNPNTP; translated from the coding sequence ATGAACTTTCCTATCATCAAATGCAGCCTTACCGCCGGGCTTGTCCTCGTGCTTTGTTGCTGCGAAGACAAAAAGGCCGGCTCGGACGACGGACGCGATGCCTCACCTGAGTTTGAGCTGGTCACCGGCACCACCGGCGAGGCCCACCCGGAGCTCCATGCCGAGCTGGCAAAGCTGCCCGGGCAGAACGCCATCTCCAAACGCTGTCAGGAATGCCACAAGGCGATCCACCACCATTGGCAGGGGTCCGACCACGGACAGGCAAACCGACGGATTGATATGTCACTGGATACGGAACCCTTCTCAGGCCAAAGATTCGAGTCCGGGGCGGAAAAGTGGTCGTTCACCAAGGACCAGGGGGTACTCACGGTCACCGCCAACGGCAAAGACCACACCGCGGGCATGGTGATCGGTATCAAACCGCTGATCCAGTATCTTGTTGCCGCCAGTGGGGGGCGGTGGCAGACACCCAGCGCGGCATGGGACCCGAAGGAAAAGGAATGGTTCGACGTCTTTAACGGCGACATGCGCACCGAGCAGGACTGGGGTCACTGGACCGGCCGCGGCATGACCTGGAACACCCAGTGCGCCTGGTGCCACATGACCGATTTCCGCAAAAACTACGACCTCGAAACCGATACCTACAAAACCCACTGGAAGGAAATGGGCGTCGGCTGCACCCAGTGTCACGGGCAGGTCGCCGAGCAGGCGGATGGCAAAACAGGCTGCCTGATCGATATCGCCAAACAGCAGAAGCTGAAAAAGGAGCACCCGGACCGGATTTACGACAACTGCGCGACCTGCCACAGTCGGCGCGCCGAGTTCAACGATACCTTCCATATCGGCGACAAGTATGGCGACCACTACCAGCTCCAGCTGCCGACGCTGCCGCACCTGTATTATGCCGATGGCCAGATCCGCGATGAAGACTACGTCTGGACCTCCCTGCGTATCAGCAACATGGGCCACAAGGGGGTCCGCTGTGCCGATTGCCATGACGTGCACAGCACCAAACTCAAGCTGCCATTGGAAAACAACACCCTTTGTATGTCCTGCCACGGAGCTGGCTCCAATGGACGTATTCAGGGGGCTGTCATCATCGACCCCGCCGCCCACTCACACCACTTTGATGTCGGAAAACACAACGACGTCGGCTCCGGCCACTCCTGTGTGGATTGCCATATGACCGAGACCACCTACATGGGCCGCGACCCCCGGCGCGACCACGGGTTCCACGTCCCCGACCCGCAGCTTACCAAGGAGCATGCCATTCCCAATGCTTGTAACAAATGCCACACGGACAAGGATACCGAGTGGTCGATCAAGTGGACCGAAACCTGGTATGGCGACAAGATGCGCACTCCGGAGCGCGTGCGTCAACGCGCCAGGACCCGCGCCATCAGTTCGGTTTACGCGGGAATGCCCGACAGCCTCGAGCCCATGCTCAAGGCCTACGAACAAGAAACCAACCCCTACTGGCAAGCCACCTTGCTCCAGGTCATGCAACCCTACGCCACCGATCCACGGGTCCAGTATCTCGGTCGTCAGGGTGTCCACAGCAAGGAGTCACTGGTGCGCGCCGCAGCCTGTCAGGTGCTCGAGTTCAGCCCGGATAACGGGCCGTGGTTGGAGCCGATGCTGCAGGACCCGGTCAAGGAAGTCCGGATGGCCGCCTCCTGGGCGTGGCGCACACGCCTTTCCGAACGGTCGGAGATCCTCAAGGAGTTAAAAGCGAGTATCATCTTCACCGCCGACCAGCCGTCGGGTGCCATGCGTATGGCCCAGCTTGAATCCGAAGCCAACAACCTGCCGGAGTCAGAGAAGTGGATGAAAAAGGCGCTCGAACTCGATAAAACATCCCCCGGCACCCACGAGTATTACGCTATTTTGTTAGGTCAGATGCAAAGGCCCAAGGAAGCACTCGCCCAACTGGAGATCGCCGCCCAGCTCGATCCCCAGAATGCACGTTATCTCTACCTTCAGGCGCTCACCTACGCCGAGCTTGGCCAAAAGGACAAGACCGAGGAGCTGCTGCGGCAGGTGGTAAAAGTCAACCCGGGTCACGATCGCGCCTGGTATAACCTCGGGTTGCTTCTGGCGGGGCAGAACAAACTCAACGAAGCGATCGACAGCCTGCTCCGGGCCGAGCAGCTGAATCCGCGTGAAGTCAGCTACCCGTACGCCCGCGCCACCGTGCACCTGCGCAAGGGGCAGAAAATGGAGGCATTTGAAGCGTGCCGGAACTGTCTCGGCATCGACCGCAATTATCAGCCAGCCATGAACCTGCTCCGTCAGATCGGCAACCCTAACACCCCGTAG
- a CDS encoding CPBP family intramembrane metalloprotease → MSITSDSVFIYTFLLCVALAACAFPVYGLIRKSAPGLGWNRHGNVSTECLNIIDILGLSIFFAIYATFLKEYLDPPKLDDHGDPVSVKITPLILTVGFIVQLVPPMLVVVLLVFRQINLVDFLGLAWRNARYLVVIAPAGVIVTYLFLFGLEMTGYNAWLSDYFGDQAKLQQTVKTYQETSAVTIRVMIAVSVILIAPIAEEIVFRGYIYTVTKRYSDRFFAAILSSLLFGVVHFNVMAFVPLVFLALVLVLAYELSGSIWAPISIHALFNATTILFQEAKFH, encoded by the coding sequence ATGTCTATCACCTCCGATTCCGTTTTTATCTACACCTTTTTATTGTGTGTGGCGCTCGCAGCCTGTGCTTTTCCCGTTTATGGCCTGATCCGTAAAAGTGCCCCGGGGCTTGGGTGGAACCGGCACGGAAATGTCAGCACGGAATGCCTGAACATCATCGACATCCTTGGTTTGTCGATCTTCTTTGCCATCTACGCCACGTTTCTCAAGGAATACCTGGACCCGCCGAAGCTCGATGACCATGGAGACCCGGTGTCGGTCAAGATCACCCCGCTGATCCTGACGGTGGGATTTATCGTTCAACTGGTGCCGCCGATGCTGGTGGTGGTCCTGCTGGTGTTCCGTCAAATCAACCTGGTGGATTTCCTTGGCCTGGCCTGGCGGAATGCCCGTTACCTGGTTGTCATTGCACCGGCCGGGGTCATTGTCACCTACCTCTTCCTTTTTGGTTTGGAAATGACTGGTTACAACGCGTGGCTCAGCGACTACTTTGGCGACCAGGCAAAGCTTCAGCAGACGGTTAAAACCTATCAGGAAACCAGTGCCGTCACCATCCGTGTGATGATTGCCGTCAGCGTGATCCTGATCGCACCAATCGCTGAGGAAATCGTATTCCGCGGTTACATCTACACCGTTACCAAACGCTACTCCGACCGCTTTTTCGCCGCCATCCTCTCCTCCTTGCTCTTTGGCGTGGTGCACTTCAACGTCATGGCTTTTGTGCCGCTGGTCTTCCTTGCGCTGGTCCTGGTTCTCGCCTATGAGCTGAGTGGTTCGATCTGGGCACCGATCTCCATCCATGCGCTTTTCAACGCCACCACGATCCTTTTTCAGGAAGCAAAATTCCACTAA
- a CDS encoding single-stranded DNA-binding protein: MPATTRNKLIDAAQVLIRELKPLRFNDPVSHIYLSTEYAWERHREYLEKFGSGRKRVLMLGMNPGPWGMAQTGVPFGEITAVRDWMGISGPVCKPDNEHPKRPVEGFACTRSEVSGKRLWGLFSSKFPDPATFFQNHFIANYCPLVWMGETGKNITPDKLPKAEMEPVEVACRKHLAAVISAIEPEWLVGVGAYAEKKLIEAATEYFPGQTFQTGKILHPSPASPMANRGWEPQAEKQLVEMGVWK, from the coding sequence ATGCCAGCAACCACCCGAAACAAGCTGATCGATGCCGCTCAGGTGCTGATACGTGAACTGAAGCCCCTACGTTTCAATGATCCGGTCAGCCATATCTATCTATCGACCGAATACGCATGGGAGCGACACCGCGAGTATCTGGAAAAATTTGGCTCCGGCAGGAAAAGGGTCCTGATGCTGGGAATGAACCCGGGCCCGTGGGGGATGGCGCAGACCGGTGTGCCCTTTGGCGAGATTACAGCTGTCCGCGACTGGATGGGTATCTCAGGACCGGTTTGCAAACCCGACAATGAACACCCTAAACGCCCGGTGGAGGGATTCGCCTGCACCCGCTCGGAGGTCAGCGGCAAAAGGCTTTGGGGCCTGTTTTCCTCCAAGTTCCCCGACCCGGCTACTTTTTTTCAAAACCATTTCATCGCCAACTATTGTCCTCTGGTCTGGATGGGGGAAACGGGAAAAAACATCACGCCTGACAAGTTGCCCAAAGCAGAGATGGAGCCGGTCGAGGTGGCTTGCCGCAAACACCTGGCCGCCGTGATCTCCGCGATCGAGCCGGAGTGGCTGGTCGGTGTGGGCGCGTATGCCGAGAAAAAGCTCATCGAGGCGGCCACGGAGTATTTTCCTGGCCAAACATTCCAGACCGGCAAAATCCTCCACCCGTCACCGGCATCACCGATGGCCAACCGTGGCTGGGAGCCACAGGCAGAGAAGCAACTGGTAGAGATGGGTGTCTGGAAGTAG
- a CDS encoding DUF4105 domain-containing protein — translation MTDRAQAPGEQASLQTNPHARLGQWLAAIKSWPWKKSSRLAGRALVFTLAVIVALYLWGMVFYNGPFSQAGAANFLLASLWLLLSLALYRRVIGVKNKLLAVSTAVGLVIIPYSRIQPSNDRPWSPEFARTGYTGIAGDLVYMHNMRNFDYTEAGEVSPRWETRTVHLSNLRGLDLFHDTFMGDLMGHPILSFDFGPDGRVCLSVETRRETGETFTPFGGLYKLFELQYLFATEEDCIRLRTNVRKEPVYLYQIDAPLEEIREMFLTSVDIQNELAETPRFYNVISANCTTSLRAQRPKGKRGAWDHRILFNGLLDEWLYERGRLKTHGLSFAELRQRCLINEAAGKAHDSRDFSKAIRQPLSRSD, via the coding sequence ATGACTGACCGTGCCCAAGCTCCCGGAGAACAGGCAAGTCTGCAAACAAATCCACATGCACGGCTTGGCCAGTGGCTGGCGGCTATCAAATCCTGGCCTTGGAAAAAATCATCCCGATTGGCAGGCCGCGCGCTGGTCTTTACGCTTGCAGTCATCGTGGCTTTGTATCTCTGGGGCATGGTGTTCTACAACGGCCCCTTCTCCCAGGCAGGTGCCGCCAACTTTTTGTTAGCCTCGCTCTGGCTGCTGCTCAGCCTTGCCCTCTATCGTCGGGTCATCGGGGTGAAAAACAAGCTGTTAGCCGTATCGACCGCTGTCGGTCTGGTCATCATTCCCTACAGTCGCATCCAGCCATCCAATGACCGGCCATGGAGTCCTGAATTCGCCCGCACTGGCTACACCGGGATTGCGGGTGATCTGGTTTACATGCACAACATGAGGAACTTCGACTACACAGAGGCCGGAGAGGTGAGCCCCCGCTGGGAAACCCGCACCGTCCACCTCTCGAACCTGCGTGGTCTCGATCTGTTTCACGACACCTTCATGGGGGATCTCATGGGTCACCCCATCTTGTCCTTTGACTTCGGGCCTGATGGCCGTGTTTGCCTGTCTGTGGAAACCCGGCGCGAGACAGGCGAGACCTTCACCCCCTTCGGCGGCCTCTATAAACTGTTTGAGCTGCAATACCTTTTTGCCACCGAAGAGGACTGCATCCGCCTTCGCACCAATGTGAGAAAAGAACCCGTCTATCTCTATCAGATCGATGCCCCCCTTGAGGAAATCAGGGAGATGTTTTTGACTTCTGTGGACATTCAGAATGAGCTGGCGGAAACACCAAGGTTTTATAACGTGATCAGTGCCAACTGCACCACCAGCCTGCGGGCGCAGAGGCCGAAGGGAAAACGCGGCGCCTGGGACCACCGCATCCTGTTCAACGGGTTGTTGGACGAGTGGCTCTACGAGCGTGGTCGACTAAAAACCCACGGCCTAAGCTTCGCGGAATTGCGCCAACGATGCCTGATCAATGAAGCCGCCGGGAAAGCACACGATTCGCGGGATTTCTCCAAGGCAATCCGACAGCCCTTATCAAGGAGTGATTAG
- a CDS encoding RDD family protein, whose translation MSDEPINPYIAPATQDVVAPDLTGETALPVPVSAGLRFVNYLIDGIVSQLVLGFGLGLVIGLVGGDDGVEFLQGIGGNLVGVGLFVVYYLLVEGFTGRTLGKLVTGTKVVDASGNRPSFGKFVGRTFARLIPFEAFSFLGSTARGWHDSMTGTYVVKCR comes from the coding sequence ATGTCTGACGAACCGATCAACCCCTATATCGCCCCGGCAACCCAGGATGTTGTCGCACCTGACCTGACCGGAGAAACTGCATTGCCGGTGCCGGTATCCGCCGGGCTGCGGTTTGTCAACTACCTGATCGACGGCATAGTTTCCCAACTCGTGCTTGGCTTCGGGCTGGGACTGGTCATCGGCCTCGTCGGCGGCGATGACGGAGTCGAGTTCCTCCAGGGTATCGGTGGTAACCTGGTCGGCGTTGGTCTCTTTGTGGTCTACTACCTCCTGGTCGAAGGCTTTACCGGCCGGACCCTTGGCAAGCTTGTCACGGGAACCAAGGTCGTCGATGCCAGTGGCAACAGACCCTCCTTCGGAAAATTCGTCGGTCGTACATTCGCCCGCCTGATCCCGTTTGAGGCGTTTTCATTTCTCGGCTCGACGGCCCGCGGGTGGCACGACAGCATGACCGGCACCTACGTCGTGAAGTGCCGTTAG
- the accC gene encoding acetyl-CoA carboxylase biotin carboxylase subunit produces MFNKVLVANRGEIALRIIRACRELGVESVAVYSEADVDSMHVQLADESVCIGAAPSKDSYLKPDRIIAAAEITGADAIHPGYGFLSENARFVEICDSCNIKFIGPSAEVIRKMGDKNTARATAVANGVPVTPGSEGMLEDAKHGLKLAREIGFPVMIKATAGGGGRGMRPCMREEDFIEMYNQASKEAVACFNNGDCYLEKLVLKPHHIEIQVIADTHGNFIQLGERDCSMQRRNQKIIEECPSPLISPDLRKRMADASVNLISAIGYENAGTIEYLVDEKAENFYFMEMNTRIQVEHPVTEEVMGCELIKEQIRVAAGEPLSDHVLDATPRGHSIECRINAEDPYNNFCPSPGTINLWYTPGGKGVRVDTHVYSGYSVPPHYDSMIAKLIVTAATREIAIARMKRALSEFKIHGIKTTIPFQQEIIDHPDFINGKYGIEWVADFMKEQGY; encoded by the coding sequence ATGTTTAATAAAGTTCTTGTCGCCAACCGGGGGGAAATCGCCCTCCGCATCATCCGCGCATGCCGTGAACTCGGTGTGGAATCGGTCGCCGTCTACTCCGAGGCGGATGTCGACTCCATGCATGTCCAACTGGCTGATGAGTCGGTCTGCATCGGCGCCGCTCCGAGTAAGGACAGTTATCTGAAACCCGACCGCATCATCGCCGCCGCCGAGATCACCGGAGCTGATGCCATCCACCCTGGCTATGGCTTTCTTTCTGAAAACGCACGTTTTGTGGAGATCTGCGACAGCTGCAACATCAAGTTCATCGGACCCTCCGCCGAGGTGATCCGCAAGATGGGAGACAAGAACACCGCCCGTGCAACCGCCGTGGCCAATGGTGTTCCCGTGACCCCTGGCTCGGAGGGGATGTTGGAAGACGCCAAACACGGCCTCAAGCTCGCCCGGGAAATCGGCTTCCCGGTGATGATCAAAGCCACCGCCGGTGGCGGTGGCCGTGGTATGCGCCCCTGCATGAGGGAAGAGGACTTCATCGAGATGTATAACCAGGCCAGCAAGGAGGCGGTCGCCTGTTTTAACAACGGCGATTGTTATTTGGAAAAACTGGTGCTCAAGCCGCACCACATCGAGATCCAGGTGATTGCCGACACCCATGGCAATTTCATCCAGCTTGGCGAGCGCGACTGCTCGATGCAGCGCCGCAACCAGAAAATCATCGAGGAGTGTCCGTCGCCACTCATATCCCCGGATTTGCGCAAGCGTATGGCCGATGCATCGGTCAACCTGATATCCGCGATCGGATATGAAAATGCGGGCACGATCGAATACCTCGTCGATGAAAAGGCGGAAAACTTCTACTTCATGGAAATGAACACCCGCATCCAGGTGGAGCATCCCGTGACCGAGGAGGTGATGGGCTGCGAGCTGATCAAGGAGCAGATCCGCGTCGCCGCCGGCGAGCCCTTGTCCGACCACGTGCTCGACGCCACGCCCCGGGGTCATTCCATTGAGTGCCGCATCAATGCGGAGGACCCTTATAACAATTTTTGCCCCAGCCCGGGCACCATCAACCTCTGGTACACCCCGGGGGGAAAGGGCGTGCGGGTCGATACCCACGTCTATTCCGGTTACAGTGTGCCGCCGCACTACGACTCGATGATTGCCAAGCTCATCGTCACTGCCGCGACACGGGAGATCGCCATCGCACGGATGAAGCGCGCTCTCTCGGAGTTTAAAATCCATGGAATCAAGACAACCATTCCGTTCCAGCAGGAAATCATCGACCACCCGGACTTCATCAATGGTAAGTACGGCATTGAGTGGGTTGCCGATTTCATGAAGGAGCAGGGGTATTAA
- the accB gene encoding acetyl-CoA carboxylase biotin carboxyl carrier protein has protein sequence MDLKEIRKIVELMDEHELSYFHLKEEGVDLKMKKGADIVQVAQAAMPAAPAVAHAAPVASTAHAGAGADVAAGNEIPAPMVGTFYAASSPDAAPFVAVGDTISEGQTICIIEAMKVMNEIKAETSGTITEIVAQDGEPVQFGDALFRVQ, from the coding sequence GTGGATCTTAAGGAAATTCGTAAAATCGTGGAACTCATGGACGAGCATGAGCTCAGCTATTTCCATCTCAAGGAAGAGGGGGTGGATCTGAAAATGAAAAAAGGAGCTGATATCGTGCAGGTGGCCCAGGCCGCCATGCCTGCTGCTCCCGCTGTAGCGCATGCCGCCCCCGTCGCTTCTACCGCCCATGCTGGCGCGGGTGCCGACGTAGCGGCTGGCAACGAGATCCCCGCCCCGATGGTTGGCACCTTCTACGCTGCCTCATCACCGGATGCCGCGCCGTTTGTAGCCGTGGGTGATACCATCAGCGAAGGCCAGACCATCTGTATCATTGAGGCGATGAAGGTGATGAATGAAATCAAGGCCGAGACTTCCGGCACCATCACGGAAATCGTCGCCCAGGACGGCGAGCCTGTCCAGTTTGGTGACGCCCTGTTCCGTGTGCAGTAA
- a CDS encoding B12-binding domain-containing radical SAM protein produces MTYKFILPSLTEADSPFWRPIKYSLFPPLGLATLAGFLSPDDEAEIVDQHVQKLVLDDAPDVVAIQVYITNAYRAYEIADHYRRRGAYVILGGLHVTSLPEEAAQHADTIFIGPAEESFPRFLADFRTGKTRARYVSNTRTLLGIPAVRRDLIDRKRYLVPNSIVVSRGCPHHCDFCYKDAFFQGGRSFYTQQVDDALAEIDRLPGRHLYFLDDHLLGHKRFARDLFTGMLGMNRVFQGAATVNSILDGDLIVHAAAAGLRSIFVGFESINSGNLVQSNKRQNLGRDYNRAIERLHDLGIMINGSFVFGLDSDDPTVFQRTVDWAVESGITTSTFHIATPYPGTAFYQQMEKACRITTHDWDLYDTRHVTFQPSAMTPAELETGYHRAYRDFYKWHAIVKASLFHGSAKHQLKHFFYTSGWKKFEPLWNFAIQMKKLNLMTPMLEGVLSKITPKQTKPVVQSSTLPAQSRLPNSTA; encoded by the coding sequence ATGACTTATAAATTCATCCTCCCTTCGTTGACCGAGGCCGACAGCCCGTTTTGGCGGCCGATCAAGTATTCGCTGTTTCCGCCGCTCGGGCTGGCGACGCTGGCGGGTTTTTTATCCCCTGACGACGAGGCGGAAATCGTTGACCAGCATGTGCAGAAGCTGGTGCTGGACGACGCGCCGGACGTGGTTGCCATCCAGGTCTATATCACCAACGCCTATCGGGCCTACGAGATCGCCGACCACTACCGTCGCCGTGGTGCATACGTGATCCTTGGTGGCCTGCATGTCACCTCGTTGCCGGAGGAGGCGGCACAACATGCCGATACCATTTTCATCGGCCCGGCGGAGGAATCCTTTCCCCGGTTCCTAGCCGACTTTCGCACGGGCAAGACCAGGGCAAGGTACGTTTCCAACACCCGAACCCTGCTCGGCATCCCGGCGGTGCGGCGTGATCTGATCGACAGAAAACGTTACCTCGTGCCGAACTCAATTGTCGTCAGCCGTGGCTGTCCGCACCACTGTGATTTCTGTTACAAGGATGCCTTTTTCCAGGGTGGCAGATCATTTTACACCCAGCAAGTCGATGATGCCCTCGCGGAGATCGACCGCCTGCCTGGTCGCCATCTTTATTTCCTCGACGACCATTTGTTAGGACACAAACGCTTCGCCCGCGATCTGTTTACCGGCATGCTGGGAATGAACCGCGTTTTCCAGGGGGCGGCAACGGTCAACTCCATCCTCGATGGCGACCTGATCGTACACGCCGCCGCCGCCGGGCTACGCAGTATCTTTGTCGGCTTCGAATCGATCAACTCCGGCAACCTGGTGCAAAGCAATAAACGGCAGAATCTGGGGCGCGACTACAACCGTGCCATCGAGCGCCTCCACGATCTCGGCATCATGATCAACGGCAGTTTTGTGTTTGGCCTCGACAGTGATGACCCGACCGTTTTCCAGCGCACCGTCGACTGGGCGGTGGAATCCGGGATCACCACCTCCACCTTCCACATTGCCACGCCCTATCCGGGCACGGCTTTCTATCAGCAGATGGAAAAGGCCTGCCGGATCACCACGCATGACTGGGATCTGTACGACACCCGCCACGTCACCTTCCAGCCCAGCGCCATGACCCCGGCCGAACTGGAAACGGGTTACCACCGCGCTTACCGCGATTTTTACAAGTGGCATGCCATTGTAAAAGCCTCCCTGTTCCACGGCTCCGCCAAACACCAGCTGAAGCACTTTTTCTACACCAGTGGCTGGAAAAAATTCGAGCCGCTGTGGAACTTCGCCATCCAGATGAAAAAGCTCAACCTGATGACGCCGATGCTTGAGGGGGTGTTGTCGAAAATCACCCCGAAACAAACCAAGCCCGTGGTGCAGTCAAGCACCCTGCCAGCTCAGTCCCGGCTGCCGAATTCAACCGCCTAA
- a CDS encoding TM2 domain-containing protein, translating into MSDEQQQQPAETPEPPAAQEAPATPPAGGGAPGADKKMLAGILGILIGSLGIHKFVLGYQKEGLIMLLVTVLTCGFGGMVMGIIGLIEGIMYLTKSDEEFVNTYITHQKPWF; encoded by the coding sequence ATGTCTGACGAGCAACAACAACAACCCGCCGAAACACCTGAGCCGCCAGCCGCCCAGGAAGCACCCGCAACGCCACCCGCAGGTGGTGGAGCTCCCGGTGCCGACAAAAAAATGCTGGCTGGGATACTCGGTATTTTAATTGGCTCACTTGGTATCCACAAGTTTGTCCTGGGGTACCAGAAAGAGGGACTCATCATGCTTCTGGTTACTGTTCTGACCTGTGGATTTGGTGGAATGGTAATGGGCATCATTGGTCTGATCGAAGGAATCATGTATCTCACCAAATCCGATGAGGAGTTTGTGAATACCTATATCACCCATCAAAAACCCTGGTTCTAA
- a CDS encoding LL-diaminopimelate aminotransferase: protein MHINENFLKLKAGYLFPEIGRRVTAWTAANPEKASRLIRCGIGDVTEPLPLAVRDAMHAAVDEQGVAETFHGYGPEQGYGFLREAIVENQFAGLNISADEVFISDGSKCDTGNILDIFGKGNRIAITDPVYPVYVDTNVMAGNTGEADANGAYEGLVYLPCTADNGFVPAIPEEKVDIIYLCYPNNPTGTTATRGQLEAWVAYAKANNALILFDAAYEAFVQDGSVPRSIFEIEGAHDCAIEFRSFSKNGGFTGVRCAYTIIPKTLTVTASTGQEVSLHSLWNRRHATKFNGASYPVQRGAAAVFSPEGKAQVAALIEHYMGNAALLRKACQDAGLAVFGGENAPYVWVQCPEGVDSWGMFDKMLEEAQVVITPGAGFGAAGEGYFRISSFNTRANVEEVCRRIAAI from the coding sequence ATGCACATCAACGAAAACTTCCTCAAACTCAAAGCCGGCTACCTCTTTCCAGAAATCGGCCGACGCGTCACCGCCTGGACTGCGGCCAATCCTGAGAAGGCATCCCGGCTCATCCGCTGTGGCATCGGCGACGTCACCGAGCCCCTCCCGCTGGCGGTGCGCGATGCCATGCACGCGGCTGTCGATGAACAGGGGGTCGCGGAGACCTTCCACGGCTATGGCCCCGAACAAGGATACGGGTTTCTGCGCGAGGCCATCGTCGAAAACCAGTTTGCCGGACTCAATATCTCCGCCGATGAAGTCTTTATTTCCGACGGCTCGAAATGTGATACCGGCAACATCCTCGACATCTTCGGCAAGGGCAACAGGATCGCCATCACCGATCCCGTCTACCCCGTCTACGTCGATACCAACGTCATGGCAGGCAACACCGGTGAGGCGGATGCGAACGGCGCCTACGAGGGGCTGGTCTACCTGCCCTGCACCGCCGACAACGGCTTTGTCCCCGCCATTCCGGAGGAAAAGGTTGATATCATCTACCTCTGCTACCCGAACAACCCGACCGGCACCACGGCCACACGCGGGCAGCTCGAGGCCTGGGTCGCCTACGCCAAGGCTAACAACGCGCTCATCCTCTTTGATGCCGCCTACGAGGCGTTTGTGCAGGACGGCTCGGTGCCACGATCCATCTTTGAAATCGAAGGCGCCCACGACTGCGCCATCGAGTTCCGCTCGTTCTCTAAAAACGGCGGTTTCACCGGTGTGCGCTGCGCCTACACCATCATCCCGAAGACCCTGACCGTCACCGCATCGACCGGCCAGGAGGTCAGCCTGCACTCGCTTTGGAACCGCCGCCATGCCACCAAGTTCAACGGTGCCTCCTACCCGGTCCAGCGCGGTGCCGCCGCCGTCTTTTCCCCCGAGGGAAAAGCCCAGGTCGCCGCACTCATCGAGCACTACATGGGTAACGCCGCCCTGCTCCGCAAAGCCTGCCAGGACGCCGGTTTGGCTGTCTTTGGTGGTGAAAACGCCCCCTACGTCTGGGTCCAGTGCCCGGAGGGTGTCGACTCCTGGGGCATGTTCGACAAAATGTTGGAGGAAGCCCAGGTCGTGATCACGCCCGGTGCCGGGTTCGGTGCCGCCGGCGAGGGCTACTTCCGCATTTCCTCCTTCAACACCCGCGCCAACGTCGAGGAGGTGTGTCGCCGGATCGCCGCGATCTAA